A stretch of [Clostridium] scindens DNA encodes these proteins:
- a CDS encoding NAD(P)/FAD-dependent oxidoreductase, whose amino-acid sequence MEKKKIGIIGGGISGTCLGYHLSLYDNAEVVVFEKDTIGGASTAKSAGTVCLFDDSLRNRYWDVRLYGFESYLKMEAEEKGSAGFDKTGTLVVATDEKVEATIKTGIALAKAAGYTGEYITDKDRIKEILPDISTENILGAGYTQDDGYFDGTMISNTYAKKMQKNGGVIKTGVKVTEVKVENNKIKGLKTSEGEDYEFDYVVDCTGPWSKFTGEMVGMDVPIWHTKAEAFFLCPPGKKLGYTFPVLKYPAFYALRAGDNIFICKSHLSMDLNNPMHAGQWDPDKLPATGGTDDYFIDFLLDQLECRVPGIVDSGLVSSWLSYRAEPKDFLPILGETPVEGYVLATGYGGNGVIEAPAASRDLAKFIMRGEKTPLLEDWAFERLLK is encoded by the coding sequence ATGGAAAAGAAAAAAATTGGTATTATTGGCGGAGGAATTTCAGGAACATGTCTCGGATATCATCTGAGCCTTTATGATAATGCGGAGGTAGTCGTATTCGAGAAAGACACCATCGGCGGAGCATCCACTGCAAAATCAGCAGGAACCGTATGCCTCTTCGATGACTCATTAAGAAACAGATACTGGGATGTAAGATTATACGGATTCGAGTCTTATCTTAAGATGGAAGCAGAAGAAAAAGGATCCGCAGGCTTTGACAAGACCGGTACCCTGGTAGTGGCAACCGATGAAAAGGTAGAGGCTACCATCAAGACAGGAATCGCATTGGCTAAGGCGGCTGGCTATACAGGAGAATATATTACCGACAAGGACAGAATCAAAGAGATCCTTCCGGACATTTCCACAGAGAACATCCTGGGAGCAGGTTACACGCAGGATGATGGATATTTTGACGGAACCATGATCTCCAATACATATGCAAAGAAAATGCAGAAAAACGGCGGCGTTATCAAAACCGGCGTAAAAGTTACGGAAGTCAAGGTAGAGAATAACAAGATCAAAGGCCTTAAGACCAGCGAGGGAGAAGACTATGAATTTGACTATGTCGTTGACTGTACAGGACCTTGGAGCAAATTTACCGGAGAAATGGTAGGCATGGATGTACCGATCTGGCATACCAAGGCAGAAGCATTCTTCCTCTGCCCTCCAGGAAAGAAATTAGGATACACCTTCCCAGTACTGAAATATCCTGCATTCTATGCGTTAAGGGCAGGCGACAACATCTTTATCTGCAAGTCCCACCTTTCTATGGATCTGAACAATCCGATGCATGCAGGACAGTGGGATCCGGACAAACTTCCGGCAACAGGCGGAACAGACGACTACTTCATCGACTTCCTGCTTGACCAGCTGGAATGCAGAGTGCCTGGAATCGTAGACAGCGGACTGGTATCTTCATGGCTGTCCTACCGCGCGGAGCCAAAAGACTTCCTCCCAATCTTAGGAGAGACTCCAGTAGAAGGATATGTTCTTGCGACAGGATACGGCGGAAACGGAGTCATTGAAGCACCGGCAGCCAGCAGAGACCTTGCAAAATTCATTATGCGCGGAGAGAAGACTCCATTGTTAGAAGACTGGGCATTTGAACGTCTGTTAAAATAA
- a CDS encoding electron transfer flavoprotein subunit beta/FixA family protein has translation MNIAVLIKQVPVSNDVSVDPETHALVRASSEGMINPADLNAIEAAMALKEQTEGKVVVFTMGPPDAEKALRDAMAMGCDESCLITDRCLAGGDTIATAKVLARSIEKYGKFDLILSGALSADGATGQVGAMVAEYMGIPHVSEIQGITYDENMADSMIAIKKAQGMEWKIKASLPALMSVCFGCNEPRLATLRTKRAAKSKPMEVYTNAELQMDASEIGLAGSPTVVTDSFAPESTRRAEMLTGTPEELARKLHELIEIEKGKE, from the coding sequence ATGAATATAGCAGTTCTTATAAAACAGGTTCCTGTTTCCAATGACGTTTCTGTTGATCCGGAAACTCACGCTCTGGTGCGTGCAAGCTCGGAAGGAATGATCAATCCAGCGGACTTGAACGCCATCGAGGCGGCAATGGCCTTAAAAGAGCAGACAGAAGGAAAAGTCGTAGTATTTACGATGGGACCTCCGGATGCAGAGAAGGCTTTAAGAGATGCTATGGCAATGGGCTGTGATGAGAGTTGTCTCATCACAGACAGGTGCCTGGCAGGAGGAGATACCATTGCCACTGCAAAGGTACTTGCCAGAAGCATTGAGAAATATGGAAAATTTGACTTGATATTAAGCGGCGCCTTATCCGCGGATGGAGCCACCGGACAGGTGGGAGCCATGGTAGCGGAATATATGGGGATTCCTCACGTATCTGAGATACAGGGAATTACATACGATGAGAATATGGCGGACAGTATGATCGCCATCAAGAAGGCCCAGGGAATGGAATGGAAGATCAAGGCTTCCCTGCCGGCGCTAATGAGCGTATGCTTCGGATGTAACGAGCCGCGCCTGGCTACCCTTCGTACCAAGCGGGCAGCCAAGAGCAAGCCGATGGAGGTGTACACCAACGCGGAACTTCAGATGGATGCAAGCGAGATCGGGCTTGCAGGATCGCCGACGGTAGTCACCGACTCTTTTGCGCCGGAGAGTACCAGAAGAGCCGAGATGCTTACCGGAACTCCGGAAGAACTGGCACGCAAGCTGCATGAGTTAATCGAGATTGAGAAAGGAAAAGAATAA
- a CDS encoding electron transfer flavoprotein subunit alpha/FixB family protein, translating into MASGICVFAENYNGNIESVVAELVRAAHFIKETTGEKIQAVVVAKDCDHLIKQLEQLGIDEVYAVKADRECAFQDDALSQVIAEMIQRIDPSSVLIPATPTGRSIFSRVAARLGCGLTADCTELLVDTREDNTFYIKQNKPSFGENVFVTIVTKEGFYPQMMTVRPGVYMPYEAAEDRKAKVRYFDDIVLPESKIEVIESVPASNETDSILSAEVVVVGGRGAESEENFALLKAFADKLGAAIGGTRPLADTGFIPFEHQIGQTGFTIRPKICISLGVSGAIQHTEGIKDTKLFVAINLDEGAPIFNVSDYGIIGDMKEVLESYLKL; encoded by the coding sequence ATGGCTAGTGGAATTTGTGTTTTCGCAGAAAATTATAATGGTAATATAGAATCTGTCGTGGCAGAACTGGTTCGCGCAGCACATTTCATTAAAGAGACAACCGGCGAGAAGATACAGGCTGTTGTCGTTGCCAAGGACTGTGATCATCTCATAAAACAATTGGAACAGCTTGGCATAGATGAAGTATATGCTGTCAAGGCAGACAGAGAATGTGCATTCCAGGATGACGCGCTAAGCCAGGTGATTGCTGAGATGATTCAAAGAATCGACCCGTCAAGCGTGCTGATTCCGGCAACCCCTACGGGGCGCTCCATCTTCTCAAGAGTTGCTGCACGCCTAGGCTGCGGGCTTACGGCGGACTGCACAGAGTTATTAGTAGATACACGGGAGGACAACACCTTTTATATCAAACAGAATAAACCTTCCTTCGGAGAAAATGTTTTCGTCACGATTGTGACAAAAGAAGGATTCTACCCCCAGATGATGACGGTAAGGCCGGGCGTATATATGCCGTATGAGGCCGCCGAAGATAGAAAGGCTAAAGTCAGATATTTTGACGATATTGTCCTTCCGGAATCTAAAATAGAGGTAATCGAGTCTGTTCCGGCATCCAATGAGACTGACAGCATCCTCTCGGCAGAAGTCGTGGTTGTAGGAGGCCGGGGAGCAGAAAGCGAGGAAAACTTCGCGCTGTTAAAGGCATTTGCCGATAAGCTTGGTGCGGCAATCGGGGGCACCAGGCCGCTGGCAGATACAGGATTCATTCCGTTCGAGCATCAGATCGGACAGACCGGATTCACCATCCGTCCGAAGATCTGCATCTCCCTTGGAGTATCCGGAGCCATACAGCATACAGAAGGAATCAAAGACACAAAATTATTTGTGGCGATCAACCTGGATGAAGGCGCTCCAATTTTCAATGTATCCGACTATGGCATCATTGGGGATATGAAAGAGGTGCTGGAATCCTACTTGAAATTGTAA
- a CDS encoding nitroreductase family protein, producing MDLLEIMRKRRSIRSYTQEQIPEESLMKILQAGLLSESGKAKRPWEFIVVRDKETLAYLSGCRAGGVKMLKEAQCAIVVIGDAKEQDVWVEDCSVAMAHMHLMASSLEIGSCWIQGRLRESDEKTTEEYVREKLGFPENYKLEAILSLGMPAVKMPAYQLEELPMEKVKWEKF from the coding sequence ATGGATTTATTAGAAATTATGAGAAAGAGACGCAGCATCAGAAGTTATACGCAGGAGCAGATTCCGGAAGAGAGCCTGATGAAGATCCTTCAGGCAGGCCTTCTGTCCGAATCAGGGAAGGCAAAGCGCCCCTGGGAGTTCATTGTTGTCCGTGATAAGGAAACACTTGCATACCTGTCCGGCTGCAGGGCTGGCGGCGTGAAGATGCTTAAAGAGGCGCAGTGCGCCATCGTGGTGATCGGAGACGCGAAAGAGCAGGATGTCTGGGTAGAGGATTGCTCCGTGGCAATGGCCCACATGCATCTGATGGCATCCAGCCTGGAGATCGGCAGCTGCTGGATCCAGGGAAGGCTCAGAGAGTCCGATGAAAAGACGACGGAAGAATACGTCAGAGAAAAACTGGGATTCCCAGAGAATTATAAGTTAGAAGCCATCCTGTCCCTTGGCATGCCGGCAGTTAAAATGCCAGCCTATCAGCTGGAAGAACTTCCTATGGAGAAAGTGAAGTGGGAGAAGTTTTAG
- a CDS encoding helix-turn-helix domain-containing protein: MDSMSMIVAKNIKRLREENKLSMDELVKLSGVSKSMLAQIERGDGNPTISTLWKISNGLKVPFDALTVRPKSPYEIVKTAEIQPLLEDGGKVRNYSLFPDNENRRFAVYYLELEEGSYFESEPHLRGTTEFITIFTGKIEILADGQNFIVEKGESIRFRADTIHSYKNIGNETAILHMILFNP; the protein is encoded by the coding sequence TTGGATTCAATGAGTATGATAGTCGCTAAAAATATTAAACGGCTGCGTGAAGAAAATAAACTTAGCATGGACGAGCTTGTAAAATTGAGTGGCGTCAGTAAAAGCATGCTGGCACAAATCGAACGCGGCGACGGCAATCCGACAATCTCCACGCTATGGAAAATTTCAAATGGATTGAAAGTGCCGTTTGACGCATTAACCGTTCGTCCGAAAAGTCCTTATGAGATTGTGAAAACGGCTGAAATTCAGCCTTTGCTTGAAGATGGTGGAAAAGTAAGAAACTACTCTCTTTTCCCGGATAACGAGAACCGTAGATTTGCAGTCTATTATCTGGAATTAGAGGAGGGAAGTTATTTTGAATCCGAACCGCATTTAAGGGGAACCACTGAATTTATTACAATATTCACAGGCAAGATCGAGATTCTTGCCGATGGGCAAAATTTTATAGTTGAAAAAGGCGAAAGCATACGATTCAGGGCCGACACCATTCATTCATACAAAAATATTGGTAATGAAACCGCAATATTGCACATGATTCTTTTTAACCCCTGA
- a CDS encoding LysE family transporter, producing the protein MFHLYDFLIYCFITAYTPGANNLLSMSNAIRLGLRRSVRFNLGILAGFVIVMSVCTAFSATLYSFLPKVKIVMQILGAAYMLYLAWKVWKSSSELSTDGGKEASFLSGMVLQFANPKIYIYAITAMSLYILPVYHSGAALTGFTVILSLIGASGSFVWALFGAAFCKLFSKHTKLVNAIMALLLIYCAIALFL; encoded by the coding sequence ATGTTTCATTTATATGATTTTTTAATTTATTGCTTTATTACGGCTTATACGCCGGGTGCAAACAATCTGCTTTCCATGAGCAATGCCATACGGCTGGGACTGCGTCGGAGCGTTCGCTTTAATCTCGGGATACTGGCCGGATTTGTAATCGTTATGTCTGTTTGTACCGCATTTAGCGCAACACTCTATTCGTTTCTTCCTAAAGTAAAGATTGTCATGCAGATATTAGGCGCCGCTTATATGCTTTATCTTGCATGGAAAGTCTGGAAAAGTTCTTCTGAATTAAGTACAGATGGCGGTAAGGAGGCCAGCTTTCTTTCAGGCATGGTACTGCAATTTGCCAATCCCAAAATTTATATTTACGCAATCACGGCAATGTCGCTTTATATCTTGCCGGTTTATCATTCAGGAGCAGCACTAACCGGGTTTACTGTCATACTATCTCTGATTGGCGCTTCAGGTTCTTTTGTTTGGGCGCTGTTTGGAGCGGCATTTTGTAAACTCTTTTCCAAACACACGAAACTGGTAAACGCTATCATGGCCCTTTTGCTTATTTACTGCGCGATTGCTCTATTCCTTTAA
- a CDS encoding pyridoxamine 5'-phosphate oxidase family protein, which yields MRRKDREVTDIEKIKEILDACKVSRIGLMDQGKVYIVPMNHGYSLEDGRLVLYYHGAREGKKLELVKENPQVGFEMDCGHELVEGRLACQHSYHYASIIGNGEARVITEPEEKLKALAVIMKHQTGKEFQEFETNPRLEKAVSIIKVEVGEYTCKCYGKG from the coding sequence ATGCGAAGGAAAGACCGGGAAGTGACGGATATTGAAAAGATAAAGGAGATACTGGATGCCTGCAAGGTGAGCAGGATCGGGCTTATGGATCAGGGAAAGGTATATATCGTGCCGATGAACCATGGCTACAGCCTGGAGGATGGCCGGCTGGTATTGTATTACCATGGAGCCCGTGAAGGGAAGAAGCTGGAACTAGTGAAGGAGAATCCGCAGGTGGGATTCGAGATGGATTGCGGCCATGAACTGGTGGAGGGAAGGCTGGCCTGCCAGCACAGCTATCATTACGCCAGCATCATAGGAAATGGCGAGGCCAGAGTTATTACGGAACCGGAAGAGAAGCTGAAGGCGCTGGCGGTGATCATGAAGCATCAGACGGGAAAGGAGTTTCAAGAATTTGAGACGAATCCAAGACTTGAAAAGGCCGTATCAATCATAAAAGTAGAGGTGGGTGAATATACCTGTAAATGTTATGGCAAAGGATAG
- a CDS encoding phenylacetate--CoA ligase family protein, which yields MIWAKEETLPRVEIESIQLKRLKEAVHYIYDRVEPYRRKMDEAGIKPDDIQSLDDLKKMPFTYKADFRDNYPMGLFAVDKKELVRFHASSGTTGKPTVVGYTRKDLDVWLNNVARIACMGGATPHDVAQIAFGYGTFTGALGLHGGLEKLGASVIPMSSGNTKKQIMFMQDIGTTLLVATPSYALHLGEEIRARGLDPSKDLKVHIGLFGGEGMTEPMRDEMHKVWGEQFLCTQNYGMSELCGPGVAGECEELCGMHINEDWFIPEVINPETGEVLPPGERGELVVTCLGKEAIPLIRYRTGDLTRLFYEPCKCGRTTARMENLSGRADDMLVIRGVNVFPTQIEEVLLQIQEIGPHYEILVERKNRLDVMTITVELVDDRLLDSYMQLSELEQKIKKGLKAQLGLATQIKLVAPYSLQRFEGKAKRVTDLRKDGL from the coding sequence ATGATTTGGGCGAAGGAAGAAACCCTGCCAAGAGTTGAGATTGAGAGTATCCAGCTTAAGCGGCTGAAGGAGGCGGTACATTATATCTACGACAGAGTAGAGCCTTATCGCAGGAAAATGGATGAAGCAGGCATAAAACCCGATGATATCCAGAGTCTGGATGATTTAAAGAAGATGCCATTTACATATAAAGCAGACTTTAGAGACAATTATCCAATGGGATTATTTGCAGTAGATAAGAAGGAACTGGTGCGGTTCCACGCCAGTTCGGGGACAACCGGAAAGCCGACGGTGGTAGGATATACCAGGAAGGATCTGGATGTCTGGCTGAATAATGTAGCCAGAATCGCGTGCATGGGCGGAGCAACGCCGCATGACGTGGCGCAGATCGCATTCGGCTATGGAACCTTTACAGGGGCGCTGGGACTGCATGGCGGCTTGGAGAAACTGGGGGCATCCGTAATCCCAATGTCATCCGGCAATACCAAGAAGCAGATCATGTTCATGCAGGATATAGGCACGACGCTTCTGGTCGCAACCCCTTCCTATGCGCTGCATCTGGGAGAGGAGATACGGGCCAGGGGCCTGGACCCGTCAAAAGATCTGAAGGTGCATATTGGACTGTTCGGCGGTGAAGGCATGACGGAACCTATGCGGGACGAGATGCACAAGGTCTGGGGAGAACAGTTCCTCTGTACCCAGAATTATGGCATGAGCGAATTATGCGGCCCCGGAGTCGCAGGAGAATGCGAAGAATTATGCGGCATGCATATCAATGAAGACTGGTTTATCCCGGAAGTGATCAATCCCGAGACAGGCGAGGTACTTCCGCCGGGAGAGCGGGGAGAACTGGTCGTGACCTGTCTGGGAAAGGAAGCGATTCCTTTGATCCGCTACCGGACCGGAGATTTGACCCGCCTGTTCTATGAGCCTTGCAAATGCGGCAGGACGACCGCGCGTATGGAGAACCTCTCAGGCCGGGCGGACGACATGCTGGTGATCAGAGGCGTCAACGTATTCCCGACACAGATTGAAGAAGTGCTTCTGCAGATTCAGGAGATCGGGCCTCATTATGAGATTCTCGTGGAGCGGAAGAATCGCCTGGATGTCATGACGATCACAGTAGAACTGGTAGATGACAGACTGCTTGACAGTTATATGCAGTTAAGCGAGCTGGAGCAGAAGATTAAGAAGGGACTGAAAGCACAGCTTGGCCTTGCAACCCAGATTAAGCTGGTTGCGCCATATTCCCTGCAGAGATTTGAAGGGAAAGCAAAGAGAGTGACAGATTTACGAAAGGATGGATTATAA
- the iorA gene encoding indolepyruvate ferredoxin oxidoreductase subunit alpha codes for MSENKKVVMLGNEAIARGAYEAGVKVSAAYPGTPSTEISEYLVQYKDDLYCEWSPNEKVATEVAIGASVVGVRSMACMKHVGFNVAADPAYTVSYMGVNGGLVIVVADDPGLYSSQNEQDTRMVARAAQLPVLEPSDSAEAKDYIKVAYELSEKYDRPFVFRITTRLAHSQGLVELKDRVTVEDKEYVKDVKKTVMMPGNAKLRHVEIEKRNLELAEAAETLSINTVEMKDTKIGVITSGIPYQYVKEALPDASVLKLGMVNPLPRKMIEDFASKVDTLYIVEELDPVIEEQVKSWGIKAIGKEIFTVQGEYSANMIRRAILKEELHIDQPAQIPGRPPILCPGCPHRSVYYVLKKLNMHAAGDIGCYTLGAVPPLSTVDTTICMGASISSLHGMEKAKGKEYIKNWVAVIGDSTFLHTGVNSLMNMMYNNATGTVMILDNSTTGMTGHQDHAATGKTLQGDATYAIDIPALCHAIGVKNVTEVNAFDIEQLEKVIKEEVAKDEVSVIITKSPCVLLSKAKKPVYIAHEDKCRKCGMCMKPGCPAMTRKPDGTIHIDDTMCTGCGLCESLCKFDAIELVKAGDR; via the coding sequence ATGTCAGAGAATAAGAAAGTAGTTATGCTGGGCAACGAAGCGATTGCCAGAGGGGCATACGAGGCGGGCGTGAAAGTATCCGCTGCCTATCCAGGAACGCCCAGCACGGAGATCAGCGAATATCTGGTACAGTACAAGGATGATTTATACTGCGAATGGTCGCCGAATGAGAAGGTCGCCACAGAAGTGGCGATTGGAGCGTCCGTAGTAGGCGTACGCTCTATGGCCTGTATGAAGCATGTGGGATTTAATGTGGCTGCCGACCCGGCTTACACGGTGTCCTATATGGGCGTGAATGGAGGCCTTGTCATCGTCGTTGCGGATGATCCGGGACTCTACAGTTCCCAGAATGAGCAGGATACCAGAATGGTGGCAAGAGCGGCACAACTGCCGGTACTGGAGCCGTCCGACAGCGCGGAGGCAAAGGATTACATCAAAGTGGCTTATGAGTTGAGCGAGAAATATGACCGTCCATTCGTATTCCGCATCACTACGAGGCTGGCACATTCCCAGGGACTGGTAGAACTTAAGGATCGTGTGACGGTAGAAGATAAGGAATATGTAAAAGATGTCAAGAAGACGGTTATGATGCCAGGCAATGCAAAACTGCGCCATGTAGAGATTGAGAAGCGGAACCTGGAACTTGCGGAGGCTGCGGAGACGCTTTCTATCAATACAGTCGAGATGAAAGATACGAAGATCGGAGTCATTACGAGCGGTATTCCTTATCAGTATGTAAAGGAAGCGCTGCCGGATGCCTCTGTACTGAAGCTTGGAATGGTGAACCCGCTTCCGAGAAAGATGATCGAAGATTTTGCATCTAAGGTTGATACGCTCTATATTGTAGAAGAACTGGATCCGGTTATAGAAGAACAGGTGAAATCCTGGGGGATCAAGGCAATCGGAAAAGAGATCTTTACCGTGCAGGGCGAATACAGTGCGAATATGATCCGCAGGGCGATTCTGAAAGAAGAACTGCACATCGACCAGCCAGCACAGATTCCTGGCAGACCACCGATCCTGTGTCCGGGATGTCCGCACAGAAGCGTATATTACGTGCTGAAGAAACTGAACATGCATGCAGCGGGAGACATCGGATGCTATACCTTAGGGGCAGTTCCACCGCTTAGCACCGTAGATACGACGATCTGCATGGGAGCCAGCATTTCCAGCCTGCATGGTATGGAAAAGGCAAAAGGCAAAGAGTATATCAAGAACTGGGTAGCGGTAATCGGCGATTCCACGTTCTTACATACAGGCGTGAACTCTCTGATGAACATGATGTATAACAACGCGACCGGAACGGTCATGATCCTGGATAATTCTACCACCGGAATGACCGGACATCAGGATCACGCGGCAACCGGCAAGACCTTGCAGGGAGACGCCACCTACGCGATTGACATTCCGGCGCTCTGCCATGCGATAGGCGTGAAGAATGTAACGGAAGTCAATGCATTTGATATAGAGCAGCTTGAAAAAGTCATAAAAGAAGAAGTGGCGAAGGATGAAGTCTCCGTCATCATCACGAAGTCACCTTGCGTATTGCTTAGCAAGGCGAAGAAGCCGGTATATATCGCCCATGAGGATAAGTGCAGGAAGTGCGGCATGTGCATGAAGCCGGGATGCCCGGCAATGACCAGGAAGCCGGATGGAACGATCCACATTGACGATACGATGTGTACAGGATGCGGGCTTTGCGAGAGCCTGTGCAAGTTTGACGCGATTGAATTAGTAAAGGCAGGTGACAGATAA
- a CDS encoding indolepyruvate oxidoreductase subunit beta — MATKNIMIVGVGGQGTLLTSRILGGLAIARGLDVKLSEVHGMAQRGGSVVTFVRYGENVAEPIVEEGQADVIIAFERLEAMRYAHYLKKGGVLIVNDWRIDPMPVVIGAAEYPANIIDTLKENYKVYTVNATEEAKKLGNSRVFNLIVLGIAAQHMEFSLDEWYDVIEKTVPPKTIDINRQAFDVGYQL; from the coding sequence ATGGCTACAAAGAATATTATGATTGTTGGAGTCGGAGGACAGGGAACGCTGCTTACCAGCAGAATTTTAGGCGGCCTTGCCATTGCCAGAGGGCTGGATGTAAAACTTTCAGAAGTACACGGCATGGCACAGCGAGGAGGAAGCGTAGTTACATTCGTACGCTATGGCGAGAATGTGGCGGAGCCAATCGTAGAAGAAGGGCAGGCAGATGTCATCATTGCCTTCGAAAGGCTGGAGGCTATGAGATATGCGCACTACCTCAAAAAGGGAGGGGTGCTGATCGTCAATGACTGGAGAATCGATCCTATGCCGGTTGTCATCGGAGCAGCCGAGTATCCGGCGAATATTATAGATACATTAAAAGAGAACTACAAGGTCTATACCGTAAATGCCACGGAGGAGGCTAAGAAACTGGGCAATTCAAGAGTATTTAACTTGATCGTGCTTGGAATCGCGGCGCAGCACATGGAATTTTCCCTGGATGAATGGTATGACGTTATTGAGAAGACCGTGCCACCAAAAACGATTGACATAAACAGGCAAGCGTTTGATGTTGGATATCAATTATAG
- a CDS encoding ACT domain-containing protein, giving the protein MIRQLSVFVENKPGSLMDVTSKLTEAHVNIRAVATFDTPEFGILRLVVDKPAEAKGYLTERGFVVRVHEVMGVELEDKKGNLNQMLAILADGKININYIYSFVIREGKAPVMVFNTDDFEKAAQILKEANVKIVEESDL; this is encoded by the coding sequence ATGATCAGGCAACTATCAGTATTCGTGGAGAACAAGCCGGGCAGCCTTATGGATGTTACGTCAAAGCTTACCGAAGCGCACGTCAATATCCGGGCTGTAGCGACTTTTGATACGCCGGAATTTGGGATCCTTCGTCTCGTAGTAGATAAGCCAGCAGAGGCGAAGGGTTACTTGACTGAGCGGGGATTTGTCGTAAGAGTCCATGAGGTTATGGGCGTGGAATTAGAAGATAAGAAAGGCAATCTCAATCAGATGTTGGCAATACTTGCCGATGGCAAGATCAATATTAACTACATCTATTCATTTGTGATCCGCGAAGGGAAAGCGCCGGTTATGGTATTTAACACGGACGATTTTGAGAAAGCAGCTCAGATTCTTAAGGAAGCAAATGTGAAGATTGTAGAAGAATCAGATTTATAA
- a CDS encoding phenylacetate--CoA ligase family protein, translating to MAGVALKDWKEQIRDPKIECMSRDEMSALQSERLVKQVKNVYENVEFYRKKMDDLGVEPGDIKGIEDINKLPFTTKEDLRDNYPFGLLAVPQEKIVRVQGTSGTTGKLTLASYTQKDVDVWGECVARGLTMAGLDATDRIHVCYGYGLFTGGMGLDFGAKALGAMAIPMSAGNTKRQLMCMEDFGATAFACTPSYALYLAEAAEEAGVVDRLQLKASINGAEPWTDEMRKKIEGILHINSFDIYGLCEITGPGVAMDCIHHKGLHVYEDYFYPEILNPADHTACADGETGELVFTTLAKEGMPLIRYRTKDLTSIEYSTCECGRTLPRIQKFTGRTDDMKVIRGVNVFPTQVETALLSMGGGVAPHYMLIVDRENNLDVLTVMVEVDEKYFSDEIRKLDELKNRVGAVLKQALGLAVKVKLVEPKTIQRSEGKAKRVIDNRDL from the coding sequence ATGGCAGGAGTAGCATTAAAAGACTGGAAAGAACAGATCAGAGATCCAAAAATTGAATGTATGAGCAGGGATGAGATGTCCGCGCTTCAGAGCGAGCGTCTCGTAAAGCAAGTAAAGAACGTCTATGAAAATGTAGAGTTCTACCGCAAGAAGATGGATGATCTGGGCGTGGAGCCTGGAGATATAAAGGGAATAGAAGACATTAACAAACTTCCATTTACGACGAAGGAAGACTTAAGGGACAATTATCCATTTGGGCTTCTGGCAGTTCCCCAGGAGAAGATTGTAAGAGTACAGGGGACATCCGGAACCACCGGAAAACTTACCCTGGCTTCCTATACCCAGAAAGACGTGGACGTATGGGGCGAGTGCGTGGCCAGAGGGCTTACTATGGCAGGCCTTGACGCAACGGACCGCATCCATGTGTGCTATGGATACGGACTCTTCACAGGAGGCATGGGACTGGACTTTGGAGCAAAGGCTCTGGGGGCTATGGCAATTCCGATGTCAGCCGGCAATACGAAGCGTCAGCTGATGTGCATGGAAGACTTTGGGGCAACCGCATTTGCCTGCACGCCTTCTTATGCGCTGTATCTGGCTGAGGCAGCAGAGGAAGCAGGCGTCGTAGACCGTCTTCAGTTAAAAGCCAGCATTAACGGCGCAGAGCCGTGGACGGACGAGATGCGTAAGAAGATTGAGGGAATCCTCCACATCAACAGTTTTGATATCTATGGACTGTGCGAGATTACCGGACCTGGCGTTGCCATGGACTGCATCCACCATAAAGGACTGCATGTATATGAAGATTATTTCTATCCGGAGATCCTGAATCCGGCTGACCATACCGCATGCGCGGACGGTGAGACAGGAGAGCTTGTCTTCACCACTCTTGCCAAAGAAGGCATGCCGCTGATCCGCTACAGGACCAAAGATCTGACAAGCATTGAGTACAGCACCTGCGAGTGTGGAAGAACGCTTCCAAGAATCCAGAAGTTTACCGGACGGACGGATGATATGAAGGTGATCCGCGGAGTCAACGTATTCCCGACACAGGTTGAGACAGCGCTTCTTTCTATGGGCGGCGGCGTAGCGCCTCACTATATGCTGATTGTAGACCGTGAGAATAACCTGGACGTACTTACGGTAATGGTAGAGGTTGATGAGAAGTACTTCTCAGATGAGATCCGTAAGCTGGATGAACTTAAGAATAGAGTGGGAGCCGTATTAAAGCAGGCATTGGGCCTGGCAGTAAAAGTAAAACTCGTAGAGCCTAAGACGATCCAGAGAAGCGAAGGCAAGGCAAAACGTGTAATTGACAACAGAGATCTGTAA